The region ACAATCCTCCGAAGCTGACCTACAACGATTACGGGCTTGCGACCCGCAGCAAAGCGAGAACGGTATACAATATGGTTCTTGAGTTAAATACTGCATGGCGCTCTGATCCGCTGTACGACGGAAGACCCCTGATCGAAGACATCGGTATCCAGGGACATGACGCAGTAGGTAAAACCCTGGCAAGTGATAACCAATATGCGATGGCCCTCTATGCCTCGCTGGTGGACCGGGGCCTGCTGTCGGGTATTACCTATTCAGAGCTGGATCTTAAGGTGCCGACCGATGCTCCCGGAGGAGGCGCAACTGCTCCGGCAGTGCTTAATGTCAAACAGTCGGACGCTCTTGGTTATCAGTACGCACTGCTCTACAAAATGTTTAACAAGTTCGCTCCGTATATTGATCACATCATTAGCTGGGGCGTAACCGGTTCCGGATGGCAGGGAAGCTATGTCCTGTTTGACGGCCAAAGTAATGCGAATGCCGGGTACTATGGCGCTATGAAGCCGGACCGGTTCATTCTGGGACATTCGTATCTGGATGGTTATTTTGCTGGCGAATATCAGGCCATCGGGAATAATGCCATCGACCTTGGCGATCTTGGAGTCTATACACCTAATAGCGTGAACGCTGACCTCAGTAGCTTGTCCCTGAGTGCAGGAACACTAGAGCCAGCGTTCAATGCGGCCACCACAGAGTATGATGTTTCCTTAAAGGATGCCGGCAGCATTACCGTGACAGCGGCGGCGGCAGACAGCAGGTCAACCCTGAAAGTCAACGATACGGTGGTTGCCAGTGGTGCAGCTTCCGAAGCTATAACGCTGACACCAGGCACCAAAACAAATATAAAGGTTGAGGTGACAGGGGTAGACGGAAGGGTAAAGACCTATACCCTGAAAGTAACCAACAGTAAGACGGAGACTCCATCCACTCCGGAACCAGGAACACCAACGCCATCTCCAACACCAACGACTGAGCCTGGAACACCTTCAACGCCTGCACCTGGAGGCTATTACACGTCTGCGCCAACAGCCTCTGCAACCCCTGTACCAGCAGCGCCTGTTGTAGAAGGCCAGAAAGTAACCCTGCAGGCCACAGTGAACAATGCGACTGCATCCGTTAAGGTATCGGATCTGGCACAAGCCAAGGAATTCATCGGGAAAAATGTGACGCTGGACATTCCTGCCGTGCAAGGAGCGACGACCTACTCGGTTAGCTTGCCTGCTGCTGCACTGACTGGCGGGACGAAGGAAGATAAGCTCACCATCTCCACCGAATTCGGTCAGGTTGTCATTTCTGGTAATCTATTGACAGGCACACCTGAAAGCAGCGGCAAGGAAGTAGCGCTGGAGATTGGAAAAGGCGACAAGTCGGGGCTCCCGGCGGAAGTAAAGGCGGGTCTAGGCGATAGACCGGTCATTCAGCTTAGCCTTAAGGTAGACGGCAAAGAAACAGCCTGGAGCAATCCTGGTTCACCAGTAACCGTATCCGTGCCTTATCAGCCGTCTGCCGATGAATTGAAGAATCCTGAAATGATAGTTATCCGTTACATCGACGAAAGCGGAAAGGTGATGACCGTACCAAATGGACGGTATGCTTCCAAGACCGGTATGGTAACCTTCACAACTACTCATCTCGGCGATTTCGCAGTATCTTATGTATCTAAGACCTTCACAGATCTTGGGAAAGCAGTATGGGCCAAGAACGCGGTCGAAGTCCTTGCATCGAAGGATATTCTCAAGACAGAGGGACAGGTTTTCAATCCGTCAACAGATATCACCAGAGCAGACTTCCTGTATTCCCTTGTAAGAGCACTTGGTTTGACTGCGAAGGTAGAGGACAATTTCAGCGATGTACAGAAGAATGCCTACTACTATAATGAACTTGCCATTGCCAAAGCGCTTGGAATTGCGAATGGCCTGGACAACGGCAGCTTCGGCAGCGGTCAGAAGATCACCCGGCAGGACATGATGGTGTTGACCGAACGGGCCTTGAAGCTGGAGAACAAGCTGAATACCCAGGGTACAGCTGCGGATCTGCAAAAATTCTCCGACAAGTCCAAGGTGGCTTCCTATGCGCTGGGCAGCGTAGCCGCCATGGTGAAGGAAGGGCTTATCCAAGGCAGCGGTAACCAGATCAATCCGGCCGGCAATACCACCAAAGCAGAAGCGGCGGTATTCCTCTACAGATTGTACAATAAGTAAGGGATTCGCATAAGAACAGGATATGTCTGAATGACCGCACTCCTTTGCCGGGAGGGCGGTCTTTTGGCTTTTATGGGACCGTGACCTTGTTTTCAAGCAGAATTAAAGCAAATGCCCGCCAGACACTTCAATGTCCTGGGCTGTAACCCACCCGAATTCATCGGACAACAAGCTTACAATAACCTTCGCTATATCTTCGGGGTGGCCGATTCTGCCGAATACAGATTGCTCAGCCAGCGGCTTAATGAATTCGGGATGTTTATCGAATACTCCATCGCCAAAATTGCTGTGCGTAGGACCAGGAGACACGGCGTTGACCCGGATTTGGCGCGGTGCAAGCTCCTTGGCAATGTAGCGGGTCCAAGTTGAGAATGCTGATTTTAACGAGCCATAGACGGAATAGCCCGGAAATGATTGGTTTTTGGATGAACTCGTGGTATTGACAATAGCTCCGGCGTCCTCCATGAATCCGGCAAGCTGTTGTGTTAGAAAAACAGGTCCTTTGAAGTTCGTATTCAGAATCTTGTCGAAATATTCCTCACTCATCTCATTGAACAGCATGGGCCCGCCGATACCGCCATTATTCACCAAGTAATCAAAGGTTGTCCGGTTCCAAATGTTACGGAGACTCTCCTTCACTTCTTGAGTAAAGCCTGCAAAGGTTGAGATCTGCGTCAGATCCAGCTTCAGTGCGACTGCCCGGACACTTTCATTTTTCTCAATTTCCTTTACAACATCTTCCGCACGTTCCTTGTAGGAATTGTAGGTGAGAATGACGCTAATCCCGCGTTTGCCAAGCTCCAGCGCCGCCGCTCTTCCAATACCATTACTTCCACCCGTTATTATCGCAATTGTCATAAGAACCTCCTTGTTTTGTGTTCGGCTTGGTTCTAATTGTAGCCGCAGCTGACGGTTCAAAATAGACCTGAAAATGCCTATTGATTGCCTAAAAGCACCATTCGTGTGATAAACTATGTGCATGAAAAATGTCCTTGAAGAAATAATGGAGCTGATGAAGGATGCGGGCACCAGGCAGATTGAAACCGGAGTACCAGGGCTGAGTATGATTAAAGGAGAGATCCCCAATCATCAGCTTGCAGCGCTGTACGAGCCGATGATTGGTTTTACGGTTCAAGGAAGAAAGATTCTATCCATAGGGGGGCGCAGCACAGAACTGGCAGGACCCTCTTATTACGTGTTACCGGTACATGTTCCTGCAACGGCGGTTGTGCATCCAGACCGTGATGGCCATCCTTATATGTCCCTTGGTCTGAAGTTGAATCAGAATGTTCTTCAGAGTCTGCTAAGAGATCTCCAGGAGAATCTATTACCGGCTGCTTCCGGGCCATTCGCAGCTTGCGGCATGGATATTGAATTGATGGAGGCTTGGCTGCGTTTATTGCGATTATCCAAAGCGTCAAGAGATATTCCGGCTCTTGCACCGGCTTATGAGCGCGAAATCCTGTATCGCGTACTGATGGGACCACAAGGAGGGGAGCTGAGGCAATTGGGTCAGCGGGAAAGTGACCTATCCCGGATATCCCAAATTGTGAAATGGTTCCGGAGTAATTTTATGAGGCCCATAGACATTGGTGAGCTGGCATCGAAATCGGGCATGGCTATAAATACCTTTCACCGGCAGTTTAAACGGGCTACGGGGTTAAGTCCTATTCAATTTCAAAAGCAATTAAGGCTCCTGGAGGCCAGAAACCTTATTGCCTTCGAGGGCTATCCGGTAGCAAGTGCTGCATACCATGTAGGCTATCAGAGTCCTTCACAGTTCAACCGCGAGTATTCCCGGTTCTTCGGTGCATCTCCTGCCCGTGACACGGAGAGCTTAAGACAAATTGAAAGCATGAGGGATTAGAAGGTCATGCCATGAGCCGCAGGAATTACAGGCATTCACTCCTGAGCTCCCGCGGCTGTCCCCGCTTCATGGAATAACGCCGGCTGCTTGCCGAAAAGCTTGTTCAGTGTCTCCAGCACTTCCACCGGATTGTCCTCGTTAAACTGAGTAATGGCAACGCGCAAAGCCGACAACAGCATCGCCGTGCGGACTTGTATAAAGTACTGCCAATTCCTGTCATCCAAGCCGGTCCGTTCTTGAACGAAGCTCAGTTTTTGACTGAGGATGCTGGCGAGCCGGGTTTGAAACTCTCCGTACAAATTGGCTTGGATGATCGATAGAAAGAACTCTTTTCGACCAAAACAAAGCTCAAATAAATCCATGACCATCGCGTTAGGGTCGGAATAAGGGCCGACACTCCTTAATAATTCAGTGAAGACGGATTCCATCTGGTATAGAACTACATCTGACTTGTCGTCAAACAAGCGGTAAAAGGTCGCTCTGCCGACACCGGAGGTGTTGATAAGGCTGGTAACGGTGATGTCGTTATAATTATGCGTCCGCATCAATTCCTCCAGGCCCTTACAGACCAGTCTGGCCGATTGTGTCTTCCGTTTATCATTGCCAATACGATACATTAGCGCCGCTCCTGTTCCACTTCTTGATCTTCCGTTGATCACATGCAGACTTATGATATATTTGTATCATAATTTAGCCCCATCATACAACGATCAAGGAAGGTTAACGCATGAAGAATCAGATCAGAAAAAGCGTTTTGAAGACCGGTGGATTCACACTGCTGTCTGTGCTCCTCTTTGGAATTGTGCTCCTGCTGATGATCAGCAGCGGCGAACGCGGGTATGCATATCTGATACTGGCAGCCTGTATCGGAGGGCTAGTGTTTGTGAGAAGATCGGCCTTCTGGCACGGGTGGCGCGTCCCGCTCTGTTGGGTCGTCGCTCTGGCTGTGGCTTGGACAGGTTTGTTCGCAGGGCAGCCATTGCCCGTTATCGGCACCTACACAGGACTCCGACTGGAACAGCCAAGCGCGTCCTATGAGCTTTTGCTGAATAACGTCACTATTGTGGATACACGCACCGGCGGCTTAACTTCGGGCATGAGCATTCTGTGCGCCGGCGGGGTGATCAGGGCCATTGGTCCAACGGGCACACTTGAGGCGGGTGAGAATACTAAGGTTGTTGATGCTGCGGGGAAATACGCCGTTCCCGGCTATCTGAATATGCATATGCATGTCATCGGGGACAAGCACACCGACGAGACGATGGAGAGTCTTTTGGCTAACGGGATCACAGGATTCAGACAGATGAGCGGTTCGTACGAGCTATTGAAGGAATGGCACTCCGGCGCTTTTACCCATTCCGTAGACCGTGCTGCGCTCATCACCATGCCTGGCGATGTGCTTACACCAATCAACGCGCCGACGCCCTCGGTTGCCGCTGAATTTGTCCGGCTGCAAAAGCAGGCAGGGGCTGATTTCATCAAAGTGGGCGGTGTTACACCCGAGGTGCTCCAGGCCATTCAGGCGGAAGCGGACAGATTGAATCTGCCGGTTGCGGGACATGTGCTTTCCGATATGGATTTAAAGGAGGCCGCCAGGCAGGGCTTCAAGAGTGTAGAGCATTTCGGCATCAACAACGGGAGCCTGATCTCAAGCTCCACGGATGAAGAGAGGCTGCGGGCACAGGCCAAGAGCGTACCGGCTATCACGGGCAATCCGGTTTTTGTGCAGCTGATGAAGATCAAGGGACTGCGGGATTTCGTGAATGCTAAGGTGCTGGAGACGGCCATCAAAACCTCAGGCGGTAAAGAGGAGGAGGCGGAGCTGATGCATATCATCAATACGTATAGCGGGGAAAAGGCTAAGGAACTAGCTGATGTGTATGTACAATACAATACCTGGCAGAGTCCGACTATGATACGTATGCGGTCTGGCCTATTCTCCAATGGCAGTGAGGCTACCGCCCAGGGCCTTTACGATCTGTACCTGAAGCTTGTCAAGACTTATGATACGGAGGGCGTCAAGCTGCTGGCGGGTACAGACGGGGGCAGCGGAGACAGCTGGCAGGTTGCGGGCTATTCCCTTCACGAGGAATTCGACGAGCTGGAGAGAGCCGGCATCCCTCCGCTGCATGTTCTTCAGATGGCCACGCTGAACGGGGCTGAATTTCTGGACCGGATGGACGATATGGGCACCGTAGACATTGGAAAAATCGCCGACATGGTCCTTTTGGATGCCAATCCCATTGAAAGTGTACAAAATCTTCATAAAATCAATGCTGTGATACGGGCCGGTGCTTATCACGATAATCAAATGCTTAGTTCGATTAAGCAAAGGCTGGGAACGATATGAGCAGCTCCCATAATTTATTAATCACTGTTAACATGCGTTAACACCTGTGGTATAGTATAAGCAGAACAGGCGTACAATGCTAAGAGAGCCGTGCTCCAACACGACTCTCTAGAGCAATAGCCGCTTTTAAGGGCAGTAGGCCTCTGGCAAATAGGACACGACAAATAGACCGCATACCTTTGCGAGATGGACGGTCTATTTGCGTTTATCGGACAGTATCGCTACGATAAGCAAACCAAAGGTTAGCATCAGCATCATTGCTTCAAACACTGTCACAAGGCATCCCTCCCTTCTGAGAGAGGTAGCCGACCGACCCTTCTAAGCCTATTCTATTGCTCAATCAGTATAACATATCAAATGCTGTATGATTACCTATGTTTGGAAAATTTTTGACGTAAATACGTATTTAAAATGCGGTAAGAGCAGCCCCCATTACGGGAGCTGCTCTTATTTGCGCTTGTTCTTACTCAATGCCGTAGGAACGCATCCTACAGCTTCTCTATCAGCTCAGTATAATAGCCGTTGCCATTCCGCTTATCCAGCTTCTCCGCTGTAGCGAGCGCTAACTTCTGGAAGTATTTCGCAAGCGAAGCTACGTCTTCGGACTGGCGTTCACACGGATGCCCAGCCGGAAGCTTGACCTGGAAGCGGATGGATTCCTCAGACAGACGGCGGAACAGCTTGGCCGAATAAGCGTTGAAGATCATCTGGTCGGCCGGGTTTTCATGATCGAGCGAGGAGGCGATGTACTCTTCGAAGACCTCCAGGGCCTTGACCGGATCGGTCAGGGTCAGGTAGCCAATATGCTCTCCCTGGTGATACAGGAAATCGCGGTTTCCTTTTACCAGCTTATAGCCTTTCTTCTGCAGCTTATCGGCTTCCTTCTGGCGGCCCAGCCGCAGGAGAGGGAACAGCACCTTCGTGATAGTCACATGAGGGACCTCGCCGCAGCTCATTTTTCCCTGAAGAATCGGTTCAGCTGCCTTAACGGTTGCTTCATCGTCTCCCTGCTTCGCCAGGAACTCGACCAGGCCATGCTGTTCACAAGCCTCACAATCGCTCATCTCGTCACGGTCCATGGACTGGACAATCGCCCATTCGGCCTGTGAAGCTTCCAGCTCCCCGAAATCTTCGAGAATATTCGCCCGGTAATAGTGATAGGTCCGGCTGCTGTAGCCTTCGGCTTCGTAGCGGGTCTTCATATCCTCCAGCAGGTTCTCAATCTGAGTGCGGCTAATATCTGCAAAAGCGGTGATGCGGTCCAGCACCCACTTGTACGACCACATCAGACTGTAATCATCGAACCGGCCCGGGTTCTTGTCATACTGCCCCAGCTGCCAGGAAAAGGCGACCAGCGCCTTCATCGGATAGCCGTGGAAGCTGCCCAGCTCTACGATTTCGCTGCGGGCCTCATAGCCCTGATCGATATCTCCTGCGGCATCTGCTACCCGTACCGCCTGCTCCAGCAATTCCAGCTTGGCCTTGCCTCCCGGCAGGCCATAGGCTTCTTCCATTAAATCGTCGAAATCCATCTCGGTAACGTTCATTTATTTCTCTCCTTCTGCGGATCGACTGGCCGTCAATCCCCAATCAATAAATTGAATAATGCCTTTGTTCAGGAGCGCGAGCTCCTGGCGGTTCATCGGATAATGTCCCATCAATAGCGCATTGCAGTACAGCATCTCGACAATAGAAGGCAGCGTGGCCTGATTCCCCTGATGGAATACCTTCT is a window of Paenibacillus sp. FSL H3-0469 DNA encoding:
- a CDS encoding S-layer homology domain-containing protein; this encodes MNSRKYVISISRILVIIMLFSIFTYTPAPAAAATDEAPVELSDLIAQAEALKTGNTEFPLQVSHSVYGSVYGSDVQQAWPWVHVDELQAMNDAIELARNANIPADEAIAALKEAIATFTANIKSDGSDPYFRLDPGPGKVPVKVTAPTNAWKARTPLDNRVPADFAGGTFKTIAYPFADAQGKAEVLQINYAHNGKSTFGGISLESPLSPSVNVTAGSTIEFDVYYPKSAQGKFMRWRVRNTNENLDSYLRDYQYSNLNPDWVGSYNGESWLKAHHSITASSGNSSNFILELHGENARPEETGMLLVANIEITAPDPDGVPLPGVVNKEHQSAVDPLKSKYNKENGLFMVGAIGTGPVTGTRANHYEIFVDGNNLKADGTHPRGPEWLKNVNGEAMNGATTAPGLAEYSFPTNSYQAIRDSGAPGQYKSHGHVLAWYNQAPGWMAQMVPASLPSGYNGSAEFYGLGNGVTTTVKVDKDMARRVQFNHTMYVMRHFLTTDTKYGSSEARGVIPFNSWDVLNEEVHESRHSELIPEDANSWRTSLKHTNWLAAMSDDQIGGDITDHYIYLLFKNAHIAAPNAKMAEAYKVNYANLPEYMKLDGHDTKGSIDSYIVDNPPKLTYNDYGLATRSKARTVYNMVLELNTAWRSDPLYDGRPLIEDIGIQGHDAVGKTLASDNQYAMALYASLVDRGLLSGITYSELDLKVPTDAPGGGATAPAVLNVKQSDALGYQYALLYKMFNKFAPYIDHIISWGVTGSGWQGSYVLFDGQSNANAGYYGAMKPDRFILGHSYLDGYFAGEYQAIGNNAIDLGDLGVYTPNSVNADLSSLSLSAGTLEPAFNAATTEYDVSLKDAGSITVTAAAADSRSTLKVNDTVVASGAASEAITLTPGTKTNIKVEVTGVDGRVKTYTLKVTNSKTETPSTPEPGTPTPSPTPTTEPGTPSTPAPGGYYTSAPTASATPVPAAPVVEGQKVTLQATVNNATASVKVSDLAQAKEFIGKNVTLDIPAVQGATTYSVSLPAAALTGGTKEDKLTISTEFGQVVISGNLLTGTPESSGKEVALEIGKGDKSGLPAEVKAGLGDRPVIQLSLKVDGKETAWSNPGSPVTVSVPYQPSADELKNPEMIVIRYIDESGKVMTVPNGRYASKTGMVTFTTTHLGDFAVSYVSKTFTDLGKAVWAKNAVEVLASKDILKTEGQVFNPSTDITRADFLYSLVRALGLTAKVEDNFSDVQKNAYYYNELAIAKALGIANGLDNGSFGSGQKITRQDMMVLTERALKLENKLNTQGTAADLQKFSDKSKVASYALGSVAAMVKEGLIQGSGNQINPAGNTTKAEAAVFLYRLYNK
- a CDS encoding SDR family oxidoreductase, translating into MTIAIITGGSNGIGRAAALELGKRGISVILTYNSYKERAEDVVKEIEKNESVRAVALKLDLTQISTFAGFTQEVKESLRNIWNRTTFDYLVNNGGIGGPMLFNEMSEEYFDKILNTNFKGPVFLTQQLAGFMEDAGAIVNTTSSSKNQSFPGYSVYGSLKSAFSTWTRYIAKELAPRQIRVNAVSPGPTHSNFGDGVFDKHPEFIKPLAEQSVFGRIGHPEDIAKVIVSLLSDEFGWVTAQDIEVSGGHLL
- a CDS encoding AraC family transcriptional regulator — protein: MKNVLEEIMELMKDAGTRQIETGVPGLSMIKGEIPNHQLAALYEPMIGFTVQGRKILSIGGRSTELAGPSYYVLPVHVPATAVVHPDRDGHPYMSLGLKLNQNVLQSLLRDLQENLLPAASGPFAACGMDIELMEAWLRLLRLSKASRDIPALAPAYEREILYRVLMGPQGGELRQLGQRESDLSRISQIVKWFRSNFMRPIDIGELASKSGMAINTFHRQFKRATGLSPIQFQKQLRLLEARNLIAFEGYPVASAAYHVGYQSPSQFNREYSRFFGASPARDTESLRQIESMRD
- a CDS encoding TetR/AcrR family transcriptional regulator, producing the protein MYRIGNDKRKTQSARLVCKGLEELMRTHNYNDITVTSLINTSGVGRATFYRLFDDKSDVVLYQMESVFTELLRSVGPYSDPNAMVMDLFELCFGRKEFFLSIIQANLYGEFQTRLASILSQKLSFVQERTGLDDRNWQYFIQVRTAMLLSALRVAITQFNEDNPVEVLETLNKLFGKQPALFHEAGTAAGAQE
- a CDS encoding amidohydrolase family protein; amino-acid sequence: MKNQIRKSVLKTGGFTLLSVLLFGIVLLLMISSGERGYAYLILAACIGGLVFVRRSAFWHGWRVPLCWVVALAVAWTGLFAGQPLPVIGTYTGLRLEQPSASYELLLNNVTIVDTRTGGLTSGMSILCAGGVIRAIGPTGTLEAGENTKVVDAAGKYAVPGYLNMHMHVIGDKHTDETMESLLANGITGFRQMSGSYELLKEWHSGAFTHSVDRAALITMPGDVLTPINAPTPSVAAEFVRLQKQAGADFIKVGGVTPEVLQAIQAEADRLNLPVAGHVLSDMDLKEAARQGFKSVEHFGINNGSLISSSTDEERLRAQAKSVPAITGNPVFVQLMKIKGLRDFVNAKVLETAIKTSGGKEEEAELMHIINTYSGEKAKELADVYVQYNTWQSPTMIRMRSGLFSNGSEATAQGLYDLYLKLVKTYDTEGVKLLAGTDGGSGDSWQVAGYSLHEEFDELERAGIPPLHVLQMATLNGAEFLDRMDDMGTVDIGKIADMVLLDANPIESVQNLHKINAVIRAGAYHDNQMLSSIKQRLGTI